One genomic window of Quercus robur chromosome 6, dhQueRobu3.1, whole genome shotgun sequence includes the following:
- the LOC126689841 gene encoding uncharacterized protein LOC126689841, giving the protein MNFRPVLSFSEENKIGTIQPHNNALLITLRIGDYDVKRVMVDGGSAAEVMYPDLYKGLGLKLEDLMPYNSPLMSFDGKLVIPMGMIRLPIQTGPEIVEVNFIVVDIYSPYTAIVDLEKVVIGGDPEKFFRVGAQLPLQKKEELIEFLKRNIDVFAWDACDAPGIDPTFICHYLNVNPAITPKKQPPRRPSKEHANAIRDEVAKLKHAGAIKEVFYPEWLASTVVVKKKSGKW; this is encoded by the exons ATGAACTTTCGTCCCGTTTTGAGTTTTTCGGAGGAAAACAAGATTGGGACCATTCAGCCCCACAACAATGCGTTGCTAATCACCCTTAGGATCGGGGACTACGATGTGAAGAGAGTGATGGTAGATGGCGGCAGCGCGGCCGAGGTTATGTACCCCGACCTCTACAAAGGGCTGGGGTTAAAACTAGAGGATTTGATGCCCTACAACTCCCCTCTAATGAGCTTCGACGGGAAGCTTGTCATCCCAATGGGCATGATTAGGCTACCTATTCAGACCGGCCCAGAGATAGTGGAGGTGAACTTCATCGTGGTGGACATCTACTCCCCCTATACGGCCATCGTCG ATCTGGAAAAGGTGGTTATCGGCGGCGACCCAGAGAAATTCTTCCGAGTAGGGGCTCAGCTGCCCCTTCAGAAGAAGGAGGAGCTGATTGAGTTccttaaaagaaatattgatgtgtttgcatgggatgcCTGTGATGCCCCCGGAATCGACCCAACCTTCATCTGCCATTACCTCAATGTCAACCCAGCCATCACTCccaagaagcaaccaccccgtCGCCCGTCGAAAGAGCATGCCAATGCGATTAGGGACGAAGTGGCGAAGCTTAAGCACGCTGGGGCTATTAAAGAAGtcttctaccccgaatggttggccaGCACTGTGGTGGTCAAGAAGAAAAGTGGGAAATGGTAA